GTTTGATCGGTCCTTCCCTGAACGTCATCATGATCGATATCGTTCAAGCTTCCGTGGGGGACAGCTGCAATTGGCATCATCATGCTTGCCGCCGGCATTCGGTTCAGCTACCGAAGCCGCCCCGGACAAAGAAAAGGCCACCCCCGAAGGAGTGGCCCGAAGTCTAGGGAGGAAACGCCCAAGAAGGGCAGCGGGATCGCGACGCCATCGCCATCCCGCAGTGCAAAGCTAAACCATCGCACTGCAGCACGCAACCGCCGAATGGTTGCGCCCTGCATGTTTGACACGCCTCGGGCGTAGCACAGGCTGCACCCTCATGGCTCACTGCCTTTAGGCTTGGTGATGAGCCTCGATCGTTCGCACGTGCGAACCGTCTTCCGTAGCCGTTCCTCGGTGACGCCCAGGCGGGAAGCGAGCGCTGCGCGAGCTGCGCGATCATTAATGTCGATATGGGTGGGGACCGATGACTGTAGCTGTGCCGTATCCATAGCTGTGTGGTCACGCCCAACGGCGCGCCTCTGCTGATGTGGTGAGACCGAGCACTCAACCCTGACCACGCAGCATAGTTGCCCGCCTCCCCGGTCCTGCGGCGAATATCAACAGGTATCGCGACGGGACCTCACAACTGAAGCTGTAGGCCGTGAGCCGGCGCTTGCGGTCTCCAATCCCGCCGCTGCACCGACCCTCACGCGACTGCCCGGCCAAGGCTTCACGGGCGTCCTGCGGGGAACTGGCCCGGAGAGCGCCTGTCGTCACGTGCTTGCCCGCCGCAGCGCCGTGTGGTGTCGCGAACGCCTCGGGCGCGCAGGCGGGATAGAAGGGTGCTGTAGCAAGCACATGGTCTGTTGTCGTCATCCTGAGCCTCAGCGTTGCGCGGCGCTGCGTCCTCCGATCCACCAGGTTTGGCAGCCGCACGGATCGCATCGGCCAGTCCGCTGACCGATGGCGCGAAACATGGCAGCAGCCCTGCGCCGGTGAGCAGGTCCTCTTCGTTCGTCATACCGTCCGCCTGCATGCGGCTACCGCATAGCTATTCCTGCGCCACGACCCGCGAGAATTCTCGTTCGATCTGATCGGTCGAGGTCGCCAGCCGCTTGTCGGCAGCCCTTTTTCGATTCCGTGTCCACAACCTGTCTCTGTGGATCTCCCTTATCCGTGGGGTGCAGGCTTTTGCACCCTATGCTGCCGAACAGTGCCGGGGCCGCGGACCGCCCTCCCCGCCGGAGCCACTGCAGCCACTCGCGGCTGATGATGCGGACGACGTTCGGATCGTTCTTCCGTCCCCTGATGGCGGCGCTCCTGGATGGTCAGCAGGCCATCGCCCTCGGCCAGCCGGATCGCGGCCTGGGCCAGCCGCCGACTCACCCCGGCCCGGGCGGCGATAGCGTCTATGCAGAGCCCACAGGCGCCATTGCGGGCGACCTCGTCCCCGACGATCCGGAGGACCGAGAGCTGCCCGGTGGTGAACCGGGATCCGAGCGCGGGCGGCATCGGGCCCGAGAAGGCAAGCCGCCGACGCCGCTCAATCGCCATGGATCGCTCAGGAGCCCGCTGGAGGCGCTTGGCCGGAAACAGCGTCACACGGCCGAGCGAGATACCGACGGGCGTCACAGCCTCCCGTATCGCATTCCTGCGGCCATGCAGCGTCTCGGCCAAGCCTTGGGCTTCAGCATCGGTCACGGTCTCGGCGGCGTGGGCCTGCCAGATCTTACGCGACAGGTCGTCGAGCTGCGCCAGCGTGCGCGCGCCCTCGATCGCCGACCGCATGGTGGCGTGAAACATCGAACCCGGTCCCTCACGGGCCGCGGCTAGGGTCCAGGCAAAGCCTTCCCGTTGACGGAAACAGGTTCCGTCTTGACACCCCGAGGGGTCTCATGGCTTGTGGGGAACAGCGAAGCGGCCCCACAAGGCCTCAGGATTTTCAGCAGCCTCTTCCTTGCCGGGAAGGGGCTGTTGGCTTTTCAGGGTCTATCTCGCGGCTGCGGTCTCCTGAATTGCCGGCTCTCGACTCGCCAAGGCGGGTCCGACCGGAACGGCCCATGTCGGCCGGAGCACGTCGTTAAGTCAACGTCAGGAAATGATCAGCACGCCCATGGCCGGACTTCCGACCGTCGCCGACTTGCGCAGGGTCGGCACCATCAACAGCCAGGAGATCGTCGCAGCGATCGATGCCTACATGCGCGACCCGGCGGCTGGGCCTCATCGCTTCGCCAGCGGACATAGCCTCGACCTCGCAGCCCTCGTAAGCGCTTCGCCAGCGTTCGTGATGGTGGAGCGGTCTGGGCCACAGGAGAAGGGGTTTCGGACGTTGCTTGCGGCCGCCATCATGGCAGCCCATCCAACCCCACCGTGAGGCTTGGCCGCGCAGCCCCGGCTCGATCTGCTTGCTGATGCCGCAAGGCGTTTGTGGTCTGGCTGCTACGTTTCTTGCAACAGCGTTTGGCGCCTCGTCGTTGTGGCAGCGTTTGAGCGTCCGTTTGAGGCTGCAGCCCGACTATGTCTCCTACCCCCTCGAACCCGGATCCGTGGCCTGCCCCCTGAAAAGTGGTCCTCCCTGATGTATGGCTTTGGGCCATTTGGAGGATGTTTTTATGGGACGGAAGAAGCATACGGCTGAAGAGATCGTCGCTAAGCTGCGGCAGGTCGATGTCCTGGTCTCGCAGGGTCGCAAGGTTGCTGAAGCAATCCGGTCGATCGAGGTGACCGAGGTTACGTATTACCGTTGGCGTTCCGAGTACGGCGGTCTGAAGGGTGATCAGGTCAAGCGGCTGAAGTCCTTGGAGACGGAGAACCTGCGTCTGCGTCGGGCGATCTCGGACCTGACGCTGGAGAAGCTCATTTTGAAGGAGGCAGCTTCGAAACTTCTGAGCCCGGCTCGCCGCCGGGCTTGTGTCGACTACGTCGTTGCCGAGCACGGTGTGTCCGAACGCTTCGCTTGCCGTGTCCTGGGTCAGCATCGTTCGACGCAGCGCAAAGTCGCCGTGATGGTCGAGGACGAGGCTGCTTTGACGGCTGCTATCGTCGCCCTGGCTCTGCAGTATGGGCGCTACGGCTACCGTCGGATCACCGCGATGCTCCGGCGCGATGGCTGGACGGTGAACGTGAAGCGGGTCGAACGGATCTGGCGCCGCGAGGGCCTCAAGGTTCCCGCTCGCCAGCCGAAGCGGTCGCGCCTCTGGCTCAACGACGGCTCCTGCCTTCGCTTACGGCCCGAGCGTCCCGACCACGTCTGGTCCTACGACTTCGTCGAGCACCGCACGCACAATGGACGCAAGTACCGGATGCTGAACGTCATCGACGAGTTCACACGCGAGTGCCTGGCCATCCGCGTATCTCGTAAGCTGAAGGCATTGGACGTGATCGATGTACTCTCGGACCTGTTCAGCCTGCGCGGGGTGCCAGGGCATATCCGCTCGGACAACGGGCCGGAGTTCATCGCCAAAACCGTTCAGGACTGGATCGCGGCGGTTGGATCAGCGACCGCCTACATCGAGCCGGGCAGTCCGTGGGAGAACGGCTATTGCGAGAGCTTCAACGCGAAGCTGCGGGATGAACTTCTCAACGGCGAGGTGTTCTACACCCTCAAAGAGGCCAGCGTCGTGATCGAGCAATGGCGGAGGCACTACAACAGCATCCGGCCACACTCCTCACTCGGCTACCAGCCACCTGCGCCCGAGGTCGTCATCTGGTTAACCGAACCGAGCGGCTCAGGGCCGCTCGCTCACCCCGCCATCGTCACGCGACCGACGATGCACTAACTTCGAACCTGGGCCACCGAATGGGGGCAGGCCAACCTCATCCTGAATGTCCCGCCTGAGCGAGTCCGACAGCATATGCTCCGGGTCGGGCAGGTCAGGCAGGCCCTTCCTCATCAAGTCGGGGCGATAGTGTGCCAGCGCCCGCAGCTTCACCCGGAACCCTGCTGCGGTTCTGGCCGGTAGATCCGCGATGCGCTGCGCGAGGGCGGCGGCCGCCTCGCCGGCTTCATTGGCCGCGTCGTCGAGCGCTTCTGTGACGTACTCACCGTGGATCCGCAGGCGCTCGGCGTGCCACGCCTCCCAGGCGGTCACGATCTCGTCCGCCCGCTCCTGCGCCTCCGGCCAAGGGAAGGTGTCGACGACCGTACGCGCGTCTGCCGGCAGGTTGTCCTCGGAGCGCACGGGGCGGCGGACCTCGCGCACGTAGGGCTTGCGCTTCATCCACGCTATGTCTTCGGACGTGACCTCATTGCCCTCCAGGTGATCCGGATGCGTGAGGTACTTGCCCAGGCGCTGCAGGTGGTCGGACGCACGGAACAGAAGTGCCGCCGGGCGCTCGGGCATGTGCCGGTCCGCCTCGTCCTGCGCCGCGTTGCAGGCCTCGCAGGCCGCGATCTCGCGCTTGCGGGCCGCCTCGAACTGCCGGCCGAGCCGGATCAACTCGGCATCGACTTCGATCTCAGGTTCTCCGATCGCGAGGATGTCTTGCACGAGACCAGTGCCGAGTTCGTCGGGCCAAGCGACATCATCGTTGCGCTGGGCGACACGGGCCTTGAGCTGAAGACCAGCCAGCGTCGTGGCGGGCATCGCGGCGATGCGATCCTCGATCGCGCAAAGATCGTCCAAAGCGTCCGCGCTGTCCGCCTCGGCAGCCTCGACGCCAGTCCGCTTACGCCAACCCGGGATGAGCTTCTCCCATTCCTTCTGCGGCTCGCGCGGCGGCGGGGTCTCGACGGTCGATGCCCTATCCGAGACGATGCCCTGTTCTCTGATGGCTTGCGCGAAGGCGGCGGCAAGTGCTTCCCATTGGGGGCGGAGGGCGAGCAGATCGGCGTCGCTGCTCTTCTCGGCTTCGGACGCCTCAACTCGGATGGGGTACTCGTCCACGTAGGCGAGGGAGAACAGAGCGCCGAGGTTCAGTTCGTGACCGACCGTCTCAATCTGCAACTCGCGCTCACTCGCCAGCGGGTAGAGGCGGGCGTACTCGGCCGGGGTGATGTCACCTGCGTCCATGGCCTTGCCGAGGACGGAGGCTGATCCGAAGGCCGCCTGGTTCGTGCAAAACTACTACGACGCCCTGAAGGAAGCCGGGGGTGACACGTCATCCTCCGTCATTGATCGGGCGGCGTTCCTTGTCGGGCTCCGGCACAAGCCGCTGGATATGCGGACCGCCATGACCGCGAAGCCGGTCAATCTCATCATCTACAACCCCGGCGCCAGCCAGGGGCAGGCGTTGCCCGAAGCGATCCATCGGTGGGCGGCCGGCGACGTGAAGGTGAAACTGGTTGAAGTCGAGCGCGGGCAATTCGTCGTCCATGTCGATGGGCAACCGATGAACGGAAGCGCCTCGATCCTTGAGGGTATCCAGTCCGCCATCGAAGCCCGACCCGCCACGGACCCTGATGCCGGCAATCGGCTGAGCCGGGATGGATCTGTCGATGAGTAGGATGAAGGGGCGCCGCCGCCTGACCTGTCACCATGAAGGCGGCCACGCGCTCGTGCGCTGGTTCTTCGGGTACCACACCGATCGGGCGGTGGTGCAGACGGTTGAGGAACTCATTGCCGGCAAGCGTGTCCGAGACCGCCGCGGTCGGCTCGTAGCCTGCGAAGGTATCGTGACCGGGTACGATATCTGCGGGTGGCCGTTCGGCCGGCTGAAGATCAGCGGCAGCGCTGAGGATCAGGCCGAATACGACCGGGTCCGAGCCGTCAGCCGTGATATCGAGCTGATCAACTGCTACGCCGGCTTCTACGCTGAGGCCGCCTACGCGCGGCGCTCTGTCCGCGGCTGCATGCTGGCTGGCGGCGGCGGCGACATAAAGAATTCCCGGGCCATCCTCGACGCCTGGCATCTGCCTGAGGAAGAACGCAGGGCCGTGACCCTGGCGGCCGAGGCCCTGGCTTCTGCGCTCGTGCGCTCGCCTCAGGGTGCAGCGGCGATAAAGGCGATTGCGGACGTCCTGATGACCCGCGGGCAGGCATCAGGGGATCGGATCGCGGCCCTATGCCGGAAGGCTTATGGAGGCCGGGAATGCGCCTATGGGGCATGGGTGGATCACTGGCCGCCCACGCTGGATCAGATCCGGACAGGGCACATCCCCGAGCGCCGCGCGAAGGTCGCGGCCTGACACCTCAGTCCGTCCAATCCACGCCTGGACCGACTGCCATTCCAGATCGGCACTGCCAACTGGCATTCCCAATCCGGGATCCCCTCGGGCGTGGCCGTTCCGTCTCCGATAACGGTCTCTGCTCACTGTGCAGCTTGGGCCGTGTCGCGTACCTGGCCCCATCGCCGTGAGGAACGGCATCGAGCCCCGCCAGCCCTGAAACGATGGGCGGCGGGGCAGCTCTCCCGCTATTCGGTATTGGCCGTCCCCCCGTAGACACGGCGCCCTGGAACGGATTTTCGACCTGCGGGCTTACTCAGCCACTCTAGGGAGGATGAGATGCTTACGGGTAGCTTGCTGTGGCTCTTAGGGGTGCCGATCCCCGTCCTCATCCTGATCTGGTTTTTCTTCCTTCGAGGCCGGTAGCGTCTCCTGGGCGACTACCCCGACATTGCCATCCCGGAGGCTATCCCGCCGCTATGCGCACAGCCCTTGCAGCCATCACCATCGCCATCACCGCCTGTGGGGCTCAGGCGGTCGAGCCGGTGCCGAAGTTCAAACCCAACACCCTTTACCCTGATGCTCGGGCCTCGCTTCTGCAGCTTGGATGGCGGCCCGCACTTGTGCCGGCATCGAGTAAGGTGTGCGAGCGTCGCGAAGTTACCTGTGAAGCCTACCCGGAGGCCGAGACCTGCGCACCATTCGGAGCCGCAGCGTGTTCGATGCTTTGGAAGCGTGGCGAGCAGCTCATCAGCGTCATGACGATCGGTGACAACGACATGCTGGTGCGGTCTGCGTCATGCCGATCCGGCTGCTAGTTTCGACGAACACAAAAAGCCTGCGACCTCCCCCGCCAGCACGTGATCAGATCGGGTGGCGGGGCCGAGCCGGCTGGGGAGGGATCTGAAACCTAGCCGCAGTCGGCGCCGTAGACGACGGATGGCTCGTAAGGCATTTTGTTGGATTATGAGCTTGTCGCACGGTCAGCGCGCGTCGACGTTGTGCCCTGCACGGTTCACGCAGGCTGCTTCCGCTGGGTCATCACCTCAGCGGACGGCAATCGTTCGGAACGTTCGCCCTACGCCTACACATCTACAGCCGGGGCACGGGCAGCCGGCGAGATCCGGCATCGCGAGATCGGCGGCAGGATCTGAATTTGATCGCCTCGCTCCCCTAACCCGGGCAAAGCCAGTGCGTCTCGAACCTCAGACAAGGTCGCTTCTGGCCGGATGGCCTGCCAACAGCACCTGGCGTAGCTCGGCCGGATGTCAGCCGGTCTCGCCCCCACCCTGATCCCGAACCCCGTTGCGATGTGGCACGGGGCGATCGTGAACATCTCCGAGCGTGCCCGAGGTGTTCACGACACCATACGGCGCTGCGGCAGGCGAACACGCGATGACAGGTGGGTGCGGACCGGTTCTCCGCATCTTGTCTGTGAAGCCTCGGCCGCGCGCTCTACTGAAATCAGGCGATCGGTCCTACGGCTCGTTGAGGTCGTGAATTCCGACCATGCTGGCGACGTTCAATAGCTGACGGATACACCCGCGGTGGCGCGCCGCAGCGTTTGGGTTGGGATCCTCTAGTCCGGCTTGATGGAAGGCTAAGAGTGCCCGAAGGCGCGGGGCGCGATCCCCAGCCGGCATCTGCTGCAGTTCAGATATGCTCGGAAAGCGACGCTTAACTGTCACCTGATGCGGCATGGTTCAGGACTACGGATCCATCGAGTTACGTGCGAGCTTGGCCAAGATCACGGCACGGCCCAAGTCATCTATCTCTCCAGCGGTTGCCAAGCGGCGCCTCGATGCCCTCCGAGCCTGTGCAGCGAACCCGCAAGGACTCCGGGGCAACGCATATCCGACCGCAATGCCCGTTTTGGAGGCCGCGGTGGGCGCTCCCGCAGTTTTGGTCCTGGCCATCGAGCGCACGCCAAGCGCCACCAAAGCTGATCATCATCGGACTGCTATCCGGTGACATGGCCGAGCCCTCGCAGCGTCAGGCGGCTCTGACATGATGCGTACCGTCCTCCGGAAGATCGGAGAACTATCGCCAGCCTACGCAGACGCACGACGGGCAATCATCGACCCGGAATGGGCAAGGACCACCGCGTCGATACGGGGAGGTCGAGGACCGAGCCGGACGCGAGCGACCTATTCCTGCTCCTGACGACCCAAGTGCAGATAGGTCGGGTTGAACTCGGCGACGGCAGTCAACCCCTCCCAGTCGAGGACCTTCAGGCGCCTGCTGCGCACTGTGACCAACCCGGCATCTCTCAGATCATTGAGGGTTCGGTTGACGTGGACGGAAGTAATCCCAAGCGCATCACCAAGTTCGGACTGTGTCATCGGCAGCGGGCACGTCCGCCCGGGAGCCAGCCCTACTGCGTCCATGCGCGTGATCAATTCGCAGAACAGATGGGCCATGCGGGAATAGGCTTCGCGCCTGCCAATGTTGAGCAGCCATTCGCGATAGAGGGCAGCATCGATCAGCGTGATCCCGCCAGAATGCGTCGCCAATGCGGGGATGGGCCCGAAACAGCGCCCGCATGGCGTCGTGTTGGACGAAGCCGAGCCTGCATGGGCTGACTGTGGAGATGCTGTTGTTGAGCACCTTGAGGTGCAGGCTCTGGATGTCCGGCACATCACCGGGACGTGGAACGCCGCGACCTGGCGCTTGCCCGCGAGGGTGGTCTTATACGTGGAGACGAAGCCGTCCAGCACCGCAAAACACCGGGACGGGCGATCCCCTCGCGCACAATGTCCTGGCGAGCGTCGAACTGCGCCTCCTGCATCGGCAAGGCGACGAGTGCCGCCCGCTCCGCCTCGGACAGTTTGAAAAGCGCGATGCTCTCCACCTTGCGCAGGATCGGGTTCGGAGTGGACGGGTCGGGTAAATCGGTCATGCACTCTCCTCCTACGAGCGAGAGCAGGACGGCCCCAGCCGTCGCTTCTTAACATATGTGCTAATTCTTATCGCGGTTCTGAAAGTAACTGGTCTGAGCTTGTTGGCATGACCCTCGAATGTGCCCCATGCCGCATGCTCTGCAGGTACAGGGCACAGCCCCGGAGGCCTTCAAGCGGATTGAAGAC
The DNA window shown above is from Methylobacterium sp. WL1 and carries:
- a CDS encoding helix-turn-helix domain-containing protein: MATHSGGITLIDAALYREWLLNIGRREAYSRMAHLFCELITRMDAVGLAPGRTCPLPMTQSELGDALGITSVHVNRTLNDLRDAGLVTVRSRRLKVLDWEGLTAVAEFNPTYLHLGRQEQE
- a CDS encoding IS3 family transposase, encoding MGRKKHTAEEIVAKLRQVDVLVSQGRKVAEAIRSIEVTEVTYYRWRSEYGGLKGDQVKRLKSLETENLRLRRAISDLTLEKLILKEAASKLLSPARRRACVDYVVAEHGVSERFACRVLGQHRSTQRKVAVMVEDEAALTAAIVALALQYGRYGYRRITAMLRRDGWTVNVKRVERIWRREGLKVPARQPKRSRLWLNDGSCLRLRPERPDHVWSYDFVEHRTHNGRKYRMLNVIDEFTRECLAIRVSRKLKALDVIDVLSDLFSLRGVPGHIRSDNGPEFIAKTVQDWIAAVGSATAYIEPGSPWENGYCESFNAKLRDELLNGEVFYTLKEASVVIEQWRRHYNSIRPHSSLGYQPPAPEVVIWLTEPSGSGPLAHPAIVTRPTMH